One window of the Chloroflexota bacterium genome contains the following:
- a CDS encoding phosphatase PAP2 family protein, with the protein MDAFLQSQIPFILTLQQLAALKAPMALFSFFGSEEFFLILFPLIYLGIDAGLGARLALVLLSSASLNWMLKLAFHLPRPYWFDARVQALAAEGSYGLPSGHAQNATGVWFFLAGAIKKQWAWVAALVVIALISFSRLYLGVHFPVDVIGGWLVGGLFLAAFFWLEPKATQWLNKIGLGGQVVAATGVAALVIVIGLVVRGFVASSPDPVSWASFAAGARALDGLFTGAGSIFGVGVGLAMTNRWAKFNAGGPLGKRATRFVIGLIGVLIFWAGLKAIFPQEPEAVALFFRFVRYTLATWWVVFLAPWLFLKVNLAESRS; encoded by the coding sequence ATGGACGCCTTCCTTCAATCCCAAATCCCCTTCATCCTCACCCTGCAACAACTCGCCGCGCTCAAAGCGCCAATGGCCCTCTTCAGCTTCTTCGGTAGTGAAGAGTTCTTTCTGATTCTCTTTCCGCTCATCTATCTCGGCATTGACGCCGGCCTGGGCGCGCGGCTGGCGCTGGTGCTTCTGTCCAGCGCTTCGCTCAACTGGATGCTCAAGCTCGCCTTCCACTTGCCGCGCCCGTACTGGTTCGACGCGCGCGTGCAGGCGCTCGCCGCCGAAGGCAGCTACGGCCTGCCCTCCGGCCACGCCCAGAATGCAACCGGCGTCTGGTTCTTCCTCGCCGGCGCAATCAAAAAACAGTGGGCCTGGGTCGCCGCCCTCGTCGTCATTGCCCTCATCTCATTCTCGCGCCTCTACCTCGGCGTGCACTTTCCGGTGGACGTGATCGGCGGCTGGCTGGTGGGTGGATTGTTCTTGGCGGCGTTCTTCTGGTTGGAGCCGAAAGCGACTCAGTGGCTCAACAAGATCGGGCTGGGAGGACAAGTGGTCGCCGCCACTGGAGTGGCGGCTTTGGTCATCGTCATCGGCCTGGTCGTGCGGGGTTTCGTCGCCTCATCGCCCGATCCTGTCAGTTGGGCTTCCTTCGCCGCCGGAGCCAGAGCGCTGGACGGACTCTTCACCGGCGCCGGGTCAATCTTTGGCGTGGGCGTCGGGCTGGCGATGACGAACCGCTGGGCGAAGTTCAACGCCGGCGGGCCGTTGGGCAAACGCGCCACCCGCTTCGTCATCGGCCTCATCGGCGTGTTGATCTTCTGGGCCGGACTAAAAGCGATCTTCCCTCAAGAGCCGGAAGCGGTTGCGCTCTTCTTTCGTTTTGTTCGCTACACGCTTGCCACCTGGTGGGTGGTCTTCCTCGCGCCCTGGCTGTTTCTAAAAGTCAACCTGGCCGAGTCGCGCTCCTG
- a CDS encoding alpha/beta fold hydrolase produces MTQNHKFSYMPGGEPFFFRGGPIGCLLLHGFTGAPREVFRLGEYLAGQGHTVLGARLAGHGTTPDDLRRLHWRDWLGSAVDGLKLLRDQCKQVFVLGLSMGGMTAINLAAQYPEQVAGIVTMSTPLKVQTDWRMNFANLIALFQPYIKKEPADPAELARLVEHVSYAAWTTTALKQFANYLRVTDEALPRVAAPALLIHSKGDTFILPHNLPYIYEHIGSKDKEMLWLEQSGHIVTEDLERHILFERAAAFINKHVA; encoded by the coding sequence ATGACTCAAAACCACAAATTTTCTTACATGCCCGGCGGCGAGCCGTTTTTCTTTCGCGGCGGGCCAATCGGATGTTTACTTCTTCACGGATTCACCGGCGCGCCGCGCGAGGTGTTCCGGCTTGGCGAATATCTGGCCGGGCAAGGGCACACCGTGCTGGGGGCGCGGCTGGCCGGGCACGGAACCACGCCCGACGATTTGCGCCGTCTGCACTGGCGCGACTGGCTTGGCTCGGCGGTGGACGGCTTGAAGTTGTTGCGCGATCAGTGTAAACAGGTGTTTGTGCTGGGGCTTTCGATGGGCGGCATGACGGCCATCAATCTGGCGGCGCAATACCCAGAGCAGGTGGCGGGCATTGTCACCATGAGCACGCCGCTCAAGGTTCAAACCGACTGGCGCATGAACTTCGCCAACTTGATCGCGCTTTTTCAGCCTTACATCAAAAAGGAGCCAGCCGACCCCGCCGAACTGGCGAGGCTCGTCGAGCACGTAAGTTACGCGGCGTGGACGACGACGGCCCTCAAGCAATTCGCAAATTACTTGCGCGTCACCGACGAGGCTTTGCCGCGCGTGGCCGCCCCGGCCCTGCTTATTCATTCCAAAGGCGACACTTTCATTCTGCCTCATAACCTGCCTTACATCTACGAACACATTGGCTCGAAGGACAAAGAGATGCTCTGGCTCGAACAGAGCGGCCACATCGTCACCGAAGATTTGGAGCGGCACATTCTCTTCGAGCGCGCCGCCGCCTTCATTAATAAGCATGTGGCCTAA